A stretch of the Medicago truncatula cultivar Jemalong A17 chromosome 5, MtrunA17r5.0-ANR, whole genome shotgun sequence genome encodes the following:
- the LOC11429968 gene encoding transcription factor PAR1 yields MEEENMEEERNRIIPTFINKNMNTTTTQGVQKSLHVLRRSRRRCTEGGGGSKEKMLIKEVAMNDCAVEEKEKEEKEDEEEGSDDREEVERKIHALQRIVPNGESFGVDKLFDETAGYIVALQYQVKALKALTGFFEKLEKDKTKLGG; encoded by the coding sequence atggaagaagaaaacatggaagaagagagaaacagAATCATACCAACatttatcaacaaaaacatGAACACTACTACTACTCAAGGTGTTCAAAAGTCTCTGCATGTTTTACGGCGAAGCCGAAGACGGTGCACAGAAGGTGGTGGTGGCAGCAAGGAAAAGATGTTGATAAAAGAAGTTGCTATGAATGATTGTGCTGTTgaggagaaagaaaaggaagaaaaagaagatgaagaagaaggtaGTGATGATAGAGAAGAAGTAGAGAGAAAGATTCATGCATTGCAGAGGATTGTACCTAATGGTGAGTCTTTTGGTGTGGACAAGCTTTTTGATGAAACTGCTGGCTATATTGTTGCTTTACAGTATCAAGTCAAAGCATTGAAAGCTCTTACTGGTTTCTTTGAAAAGTTGGAGAAGGACAAGACTAAACTTGGAGGTTGA